Within Peromyscus leucopus breed LL Stock chromosome 16_21, UCI_PerLeu_2.1, whole genome shotgun sequence, the genomic segment tgtttttttccttctttcttcctttcttccttccttcctttctttttctttgtgtgtgtgtgtgtgtgtgtgtgtgtgtgtgtgtgtgtgtgtgtgctgagacgtCCATTGTGCTGAGCTCTATCACTAGCCCACGTCCTCAGCTCATAAAAGGGTTTGAAAGGTTACTGTTTTAAAATCTAAGATCAACTAGTAGATGGATACACTCATTCAGAATGCTGGACTAGAAGTAGCACATTCAAGAAATGGGAGATGATGGTTCCTGCCCTTCCCAATCTTCAAATGTGCCTTCATCCAGTGTGTTAAGGAAATGGCACCATAACATAGACTCTGACAAGTGAGAATTGGTAAAGCAGCTTACACTGGGGTGGAGCCTTAGAAGGGAGCTGTCTATTTCGGAATACCAGCAGGCTGCAGCATTTTATGATAATTAGACTTCTTTTATTGTTGTCTGTGACTAAAATAAACCTGGAATTTTATGGGAGAGAGAACTTGACCAGTTGAAAGGAAAGTTGTAGACCTTCAGAGACAAGCCAGCCAACGTCTAGAAAAACAAGTCTCTAGTCCTAGGAAGACCTGAGGTCCCATCATGACATGCCACTAGAAGATGTGTCCTCTTGTTTCCACATGGGATGCAAAATAAGAATCTGCAGAAAGTtccctctagttttttttttaaagactttactgAACAAATGCGTACTTTGAAAACCACAGatgaagaataaaggaaagatttttaCTAAAGACACTGAAATTTAGCAAGAAGCCATTGGGTCTTATATTGACACTGCTCAGAGTCTGTGCAAGACAAGCATGACAGGCACATGCTCTCAAGTCATCCACCTGTGGGTTCCAATCTGTTTCACAGGAAGTGGCAAGGTGACCCCGGTCCTCTGTGAGGCTCTGTTACCTACGTGCATATTCTGTGACTGGATACCTGCATTTTGCAAGGTCACTCTCAGGGAAAGATGCAGTAGAAGCCACATGCATGCGACAATGTGGGACAGGCAGGAAACATTTGTGGGCTAACTGTAGACTCACAGAAGGGTAACCTAAAATACCCATTTGAATACAGTTTCTTAATGTGACAAATGGATGATGCAGTTTCAGACAATAGGAACTGAACAAATGTAGAGAATCACGACTTTCTGGGCAGGGAAGATTGGCAGAGATCTGGGAGTCAAGCTGGAGTCCAGACATATCCACAGGATGGTGTCACCATGGTGACCCAGTACTGCTCATCCATCCTCTGAGCCTTGCCCCTGGCACTACCAAGTTAAGATGTTCATATCCCGACTCCTTAGGGTTTGTGTGCAGTGAGGAAGGAAAAGATTAGAGAATCCATAGTCAGTGCTCAGCAAGGTACCTGCCAGCAAACGGCGAGAAcaattagttgtgtgtgtgtgtgtgtgtgtgtgtgtgtgtgtgttcatatgtgtgtgcaggtatgtatacacatgtgtgtaactGAGTATGGAGGGTGGGGTGAATCTCATGCTTCATGCCACTCACCctgttttttggtggtggtagtggaggtaagggggagtgggggtgaggggtgggcagaCTTTTGCTGACTAAGGTAGCCTGGCCAGCCAGGGAGCTACAGAGATCTACtcatttctgccttcccagtgctgggtttacaaaTACACGTTACCATGTCTAGCTTTTgacacgggttctggggattgaacttcaTGCTTGGAAAGGCAACACTTGGCAGACCGAGGTTATTCTTAAATTCTTAGTATTCCACATTCCCAGGGGGAATTCTTAGAATAAAGTTCAGATGAGGGCCACAGGTAACTTATTTCTTAGTGTAAATCCTTTGGAGAGTCCATCACTTGATCAGGAACAAGAGCCTGCTCcatctcttcctgctcttccactgTCTTCTGGTAAATCCCCACTGGCTCTTTGTCAGTCTCCCAAGCACAGCTGGATGAAGGGCAGTGGATGTTACTGAGCGGAGctgccttttttccttcctttcctagcATTCAATCCAATTACAAGAACAAAGTCATGGAGTGCACTGCCTTCCTGACAGAAGTCACTCAAAGAGATCTTAGCAAAAAGTTTGTTTGCTTTGCCCAGAACTCCGTCGGGAACACAACACGGACCATCCagctgaggaagaaggaggggggtAAGCCTAGAACTTTGTTCCTAAAGATGGACATCTGTTCTTTCTGAAAGGGGGAGGGACATTTTGCCCAAAAAAGAGAGGCAATGTTTGCAGCGAACATTTATCCAGACACTGAAGCACTTTGCTGTGCTAATTCATTTAAGACCTTGACCATGCATGATTTTGACCTAGGCTTCTTACCTGCTAAGCTGTGCATAAAAACACCTTTTACTCAACTCTCTCTCTACTCACACAGTTCACTCATCCCATCACCCATTTATTTACCCCTTTCACTTCTTCATTCACTCATGCACCCAATTCTCTCATTCATTCCACTGGTACCTACAAGaatctccagccccacccacacccacacccactgcGGCAGGACCAGTGTTCAGACATCACTCTCTTGGTTGTTTGCCTTTGCTGGCTTCCAGAAAACAAGATTTCCAGAGATGAGGTTGGTATCAGTCATTCACACCTCACTGACTGGGTGACTGTAGCACAGTCAAGCAAGTGTAGCCATCTTTGAGCCATAGGGTGACAGTGTTCATGCTGGACCCTCACTAGGTATATGGTAACAGTGGCTGTTCCCTGTAGATCCCTTATTTATAAGATGGATCACGGAGGGTGCGGAGTGAAGCTGATGGAATTCCCGGTCTAGGAATGTTTAGACTTCAGTGATGATGATAATATAAGATGATAATTTATAACAGACAATGGGAAAGGTATAATTGAGATATGCAGACATTCATGggagtaaaaataagtaaaatggctAAGTATTGAAGGTCAGCCCACCAGGAACTTCCCATGCCCCTTGGCTCTCTAAAGTGAATTGTGGACAGTTCCATCCAGACTTAAGATGACCTCAGAGTCAAGATAAATGCCGGTACCAGCAGGGATTTTACTACGTAATGGGGCATGTTGGTCCAGATGTGCTCGCTCACAGCTCTGTTTCCCTCAGTGGTGTTTGTATACATCCTCCTTGGCACAGCCATGATGCTGGTGGGCATTTTGGTCGCAGCCGCCTTTCTCTACTGGTACTGGATTGAAATCGTCCTGCTGTGCCGAGCCTACAAGAGCAAGGATGAGACGCTGAGGGGTAAGATCACCCAACACGCTATTCTCTGATGTAGTGACGAGACAAGATACACGTGACTTCCTACCTACCTTTTCTTAGCGTTGTCTTAGGTATGGTTTCACATGCCTCCTGCTGGCCAGAGCAGCATGTGAGAGAGGAAGTTAGAGGAAGCTACTGCCTGATGCCTGGCTTCTTATCTCTCAGGTTTGATATCTCCTTCCAGCTCTGGCTTTACACCAGAGAAGACTGAAGAAACACTTCCATTCTACTTACCAGGAACCTTGTAGAAGACTTTTGTGGGATTTGTGGGGCTTGAAAGTATTCTCACTGATAACCAACCTGAGGTGATACGGCAAGTGACAGTTCCGTGCCTTAGGTTCCTCATCCACGAAACAGGACTGTCACCGCAGCAGGCAGGGGACAGTGGTGTGGGCTCACTGAGATTAGGCATGGTATGCATTTAGAATGACACCTTAGTGCATAGAAACTCAGTTTGGTCAGCAATGGATGTCCCTTGAGGACTGGAGCTCATGCCTTGCCTGTGTATTGAACATTGGCCTTCTCATAGCTCCCAGAGGCAAAGGAGGACGAAGCGTGACCTTCAGATTAGAGCACTAGAAATGGCTGTATCTTGGCCTTAAATCTATGTAGTCTGGCTTTAGGAAATCCCATCACTTCAGTTATCATCATGTGAAAATAAGACCTTCCAGGCCAGGGATTTGTCCCAAACGAATGGGAAGTCGCATGAAATACAAGTCCCATTATTAGTGATGAAGTTTCTGTCGATTTACCCACCAGACATGATCACAATACTCATCAGTGTCGTATGGGGCTAGAATACTGCTTTAATATTTGCTGGCCCCGGAAAATCCCAGGTTAGCATATTTACAGTTTCAGTGAAGGATTCTGCTGTTTGGAGCAGAAGTGCCTCCTGCTGGGTGCCAGAGAAAAACACTCTCTCCCTGGGAGGCTCCTCctggaggcctctggcttctacagaaGGAAGTACCTTCATCACCCAGAAAGGGAAGTAAAAACTATGCCAGGTCCGAGTTCAACCCCAGACACCAGAACACAGAAAGAATCACCCAGAACCAATCTaagaaaacaggaggaaaaaagcATACCTCACAGCTTTCTTTAGCTTGATTATTGGTAACATCCTTGGAAATCCTTAAGCGAAGAGtattttcagaatttttgtttgtttaattagcCTTTTTATTTGAATGGAACAAATGTCTCACCAatgttcccaggtgattccacACTTCTTTcactaaaatgtttttttgtttgtttgtttgttttaaaccttAAGATTCTAGAGTTTATGAGGAAGAGTCAGTTGGTTGGGAAATATTCAAACTTGTCCTTTGTCATTTTACTTAACTATGCAATAATTTGCGCTGCAGAATTGGGTTTTCAAACACAGTGATTTCACGCCCTCTGCTGGTCAGACAGATGTTTGCCTGCAAAAAGAAAGcttaagagtttattttgactatcacttaatttagaaagaaatattGTTAGGAGGACATAAGCAGGTCCTCTAACACCACATTCCATAACTTCATTACTAAATAAGTTTATCTTTTGAATTATAGAAAACCCATGGGATTTTTACAAGACTGGATGGAATAGAGGCAGCCATGGTGTGTTACACGCTTAAACACATCAGCACTTACCTCTTTCTTCCTATATGGGCAATCAAGTAAAAAAGCAGCTTCTGGAACTTTAGATCTGTATCCCGTCTTGATGTTTGGTTTTCCTTACGACTGGCAATCCCTAAGGCCTCTCATGGCATCCATATTGGGCTCACACTGCCAAACAGTCTGAGACACTAGTTACCGGTAACAACACCATGGCTGGAGGTTATGAAACAGGCTGGATTTCAAACTCCAGGCACTCCATTCCAAAGCCTGTGAGTTAACTTGGGGggttttctgtcttttctataTAGTTCTTTAATATGTCTCATAATTTTTCTGCCCGACAGAAGCACAAGAGATCTTCACAAGAGAcctaaaatgatttctttaaatgTAGCTTCTCAAATAGAAGGGGAGAGCTGAGAAAGAGCCAGAAACTCCCCCACAGCCTAGGCATGACTTCATGTAACCCTTGGCAGCCTACCGGGAACCTCTACTGATCTCACGCTATACTCACAGATTCAGATACAAGTACTGCCAAGTGCCACTTAATGACAATGTATCCTCTAGGCTACTTTCCTTTGTAGAAACAAAATATACTGTACTTGTATAAATCTAGATGGTATAACCTACCACACACTGGGCTGTGAGCTCtctgaagagtgtgtgtgtgtatatatgtctattactacacacatatatgctatTTCTGTAGATGTACAGATATATCCCTAATATTTCTAGGTTTGTGATGAGCAATACAGCCAACATTCAATTAAGCAGAGGAGAAAAATTATCCAATCAAGAGACTTGATAAATACCAGATCTCTGAGGCTGCCAGTGGTGTTTTAGAGCAAACACTGTTTAGAAGTGGGCATGTATTCTACAGTGATGAGAAGTGTAGTACAATAAATATATAGGCCAGTCACTCAGTTATGCGCTATCAGCTGTCAAGTGTGACGCACTGGGCACGGTTGGACTGCTATAGTTCCGTATGTTCAGTACATAGTGGACCACACCAGCATCACTGTACATGGGGAGAATGGGATGCACTGTAATGTGATGGCTACAGCAGCATCAGTCCATGGGGATTACCTGTGTGTTATCATCTTACAGGACCTCCACTGCACATGTGCCCATTATTGACTTGCTTGTGGTGCATGGTTTTAAGTGTGCCGTCATCTCTCGGATGGATACAAGGTTCTGGTCTTAGCAGAACTTGCTTTCTGGTTATTATCATGCTTTAATGGAGCAGAATCCTCTTTGATGTGTAACTAATGAGCCAGAAACACTGTAGACGCAAAGAAAGGCGCCCTCCCCAATCACACGTGATTCAATCATGGGAGGCCCCAGCTGTTTGATCTATCCCCAGCGAAGGCACTGGGGTGCTTCATAAATTAATCATTGGGTTTTATATGGACAACCAAAACCACTCGGTGGTATGATTTTAAAATGGATGCATctgctgggtttgtttttaattcgtTTTTGTAAGGATCCCAGATCTTATTTCTTATCCATTTAGCATATGCTCCAAGCATCTGGACATACCGTGGTAGTTAAGAAAAAGGGCATAGGCTATGTGTTGTTCTTTTTCCTCAGACAAGAAGGAGTTTGACGCCTTTATATCCTATGCAAATCGGAGCTCTCCTGAGAGTGAAGCCACCGGATCACTGAGCGAGGAACACTTGGCCCTGAATCTTTTCCCCGAAGTGCTAGAAAACAAATATGGATACACCCTGTGTTTGCTTGAGAGGGATGTGACACCAGGAGGAGGTAGGTCTTGCCTGCCAAGACACCAAGTACAGCACAAGAGTTACCCACTGTAGCTCAAAGCTTTTCCTATCACATCGTCCATGTGATAGACATCCTCTGGGATcttctgggtttggtttttgttgttgttttatgagcTTAGATCATCTTGGGCAAGAATACAGAAAAGTGTCTTCCAGAGACATGCTCTGCTttctaaaaatatctattttcagaagaataataaaataatagaggGCTCTAGGCAGGCCATCCAGGACAAAGGGGCTTTCCCTGGATCCTCTGTGGGAAATAATCTCTCTCATCTCAAACAGAAGGCTGTCCTACCTTCTAGAATTCTACTCCTCAAATTTTCAGCATGGGGTGCAGCAGGTCGGTCAGCTGGATGTCACCCATGAAGCATCCCGGCCTCAAATGGCCTGCTAACCTTCCCTGTCTCAGACACTTACACAAGTGGCCTGGGATGTATCATATCCCTCTGTCATGTTCCAACCTGATTTAGGCGATTTAGATGGTGATTTAGGGAGGCGGAATACAGGGACAGCCTCTGGGTACTGGTGCCTATCTTCAACAGTCTGGAGTGGCAACAATAAAAAGGGGCAGAGAGAACtttttctccttgtctctttgCTCAAGAATATCCAAATTAGAAACCCACCAGGTATCTCTTGGAGGTACAAAGTTGCGACGCAGGTTTTAATAGAATCAGTTGAaagtcattcatttgtttgtttccagcATATGCAGATGACATTGTGAATATCATTAAGAAAAGCCGAAGAGGAATATTCATCCTGAGTCCCAGCTATGTCAATGGACCCTGTGTCTTTGAACTACAAGCAGCAGTGAAGCTTGCCTTGGGTGATCAGACCCTGAAActaattttaattaagttttcttCCTTCCGAGTGCCAGAATCGCTACCTTATCTAGTCAAAAAGGCTCTCCGAGTTCTTCCCACAGTCACGTGGAGAGGCTTGAAGTCAGTCCAACCCAGTTCCAGGTTCTGGACCCAGATATGTTATCACATGCCAGTGAAGAACTCCAACAGGTTTATGTGCAATCGGCTCAGAATCATCCGGAGGGCTTTTCCCCCTGAAAAGGACCTAGCAAGAGAGAAACCATCAGGAGGAGTATCCAGCTCAGAGAGCAAGCACGGAGCCCAGAACCTCCTCCTCTCCAGCCACCAGAAGAGGTGCTGATGGGTAGAACCTACTGCGTGGGTCAGGCTGGTAGAAAGTTGAGTCTGACTTCCTTCCTCGTCACGCAAGCTTGACAGGCAGCAGAATGAAGCAGTGGCTGTGGTTCAGGGTCTGAGTTCCTGGAATGGACACAGAGTGTTCTACTCCAGACCTCTGCATGCACTCAGCACGTGATGCCCTGAGAGTCTCCAAGTAGCTTGAGCAGAATCAGCTGGGACAGCTGCTCCTGTGTGGCTGTGGGCTGTCCACTGCATGCCTGttttgcactgtgtgtgtgtgtgcatgtgtgtatgtgtacaatcagataaatgtgatttcattttattagagATGAGTGATGGAAACTATCTAAAGCTTTTCTGTAAGGAGATCTTCGCTGCATATTTATTCATCCACTCTAAAACACAGAGGGGAAACATAAAAGGTGAGACTAACAGCACAAGATAAATAGGATCTCCTGGGTCCTTGTGGGAAACGAGACTTTGGCGGCATGGCATGTTTCCAGACCTGCGGTTGGATAATGTGCATGAAATCCATTGTTGGCAGAAAATATCATGAGTCACAAATGCATTTCATGCACTCCTCCTGTGTCACAGCTTAGCAACAGGGTACCCTGTGGAATGGTGACCATTTCCCTTGTGATTGAGTCACAGGTGTGCTTCCTGCCCTGCTCAGTACTGTTGCAAGTCAcaagctccagaaaaaaaaaaaaaatacaaggtcGACATCCACGGTGTCAAAAAATTTGCATCTAGTTCTCCTAAGTTGTGCATAGCATAGAGGTCACAGCCCTCCCACTGGGAGGGTGGAGTCTGAGCAAGATTTAGATTTAGGAACAGGATGGAGCTGATTTAAATTTCTCCCTGTTTCCTTGGCCAGAGACCTTTTTATGCAGAAATCAAAATAGATCATCTTACCCTGAGTCAGTAGGACTGCAAGCAGGGACTAATTAGACACAGATCATTTATCCAACAAAGAGACAAGGAATGGACTAGCAGTTGCCTACAAACTGGAAAGGCAGCAATAGTGAAGCTGAGAATCTGGGGGATAAATGCGTGCATCCTTTGATAAGCAACAAGAATTGAATGGGTACCATACCGTTGTATGAGCCATTTGCCTGCTTAGGGTGGGTGATCCCTCTGCATGCACActgactgactgagccatcttagTTTCAGTCTTCCTTGATAACAAGATGATGCGCTTAAGGGCCAGCCCGATGTTTTGGTTAGCAAGGCAAATATGATTCTCATAAGTTGGTCTGCAGCTAAAATAGGGTTCCAGTTTGGTGCAGATGTTTATGACCTTTGAACTCCACCTTCCCTGTCAGAACAGGGTGGCTGGTCATGGGGGCAGTAAAGGACAGCATCTCATGAACTGATTCACATGTCATGAGTCTCATCCACTGGGGACCGAATGAGATCCACATGCAGAGTGGGTCAGCTACTGCCATCTGGCCGCTTGGTGCCTATGTGAAATGGCTCTTCTGGTCCTTCTGCACAGGAGCACCACATCATAAGAACCACTGTGGCTTTGGCGCTAAGCAGCATCCTTGCTGGAAATCTCAGAGTTAGAGAGGAGCCAAAGGGTATAAATTATGCCGGGAGGAAGCTTCTTGTGGGAAGGATCCCAGTGGGGAGGAACCCACACTTGTTGAACCACTGTGCCCTGGCTATGGCCGCATTTCCTGGGTTTCCTGCCAACCTCTTTCTGAGATCACAGACTCAGAAACCTCTTCTGGCCAGTGCAGCCAGGTTTATCTTGTTCCAAGATAACTGTGCTCCCAAGAATTCCAGAGCCTTCTCTGCCTTTGGCTTCACTGTGTCTCATGACTTGTACATACACGAAAGCAGAAATACCCAGTCCTTGTTTATAGAATGTTCTCTTTCCCATAGCTAGGTCCAGTGAAGATGGAAGATTTGCAGTTACGACAAAAAGTTATTTACCTCATGCATATTAgacaaaataaagagaataatcAAAACAGATTTCCTATGTAGAAGAGACCGCAGACGAGCATTGAGACTCAGTAGAGTGACTCACCATGTAGACAAGGTGGCCATGTATCCTGCCCCTTGTTTTGTACATATTGAGCAAAGACAATGGTCACAATGCTTTCTTTCACTATAAAAAAGCATCCCCATTTAAATACGGGTGCTGTCCCTCCAGGACACACTGCCAATCTGTCCTTATCCACCCTGTGTGGTCTTCCAGACAGTTCTCACAGACAGTTCTCAATAACCTATCATTCCCAGGTTGACATGTTgactaagatgaaataaacacatacattccTGACTGCTTGTTTTATGTCAGCTTGTTATAAGCtaaatcattttggaagaggggaccTCGACGGAGAGcgtgcctccatcagattggcctgtgcaaAAGCCTGTGGGGCGTTTCCTTGATTGATGATGggtaggggagggcccagctcacccct encodes:
- the LOC114690863 gene encoding interleukin-18 receptor accessory protein, with protein sequence MLCLGWVLLFFVAGEQTAGFDPSACATKRLVWTYSVQGAKNFVLFCDLPEFRKSQFSDISQQSPTQGPAHIPCSGNQDPSDVQWYMQPQSGGPLQEIRRNSSHVQNKGMLHMLASQMNNVQSYICRPRIRNPGLWDMACCVKTILELKPQRNTSCGKPVEDEQNLFLGSTGSIYCPSLSCQSGVQSPEMTWYQDGRLLPEYKNNIINLGAVYDYHQGLYVCDYTQSDNVSSWTVRAVVQVRTIVEDTNLKPDILDPITDTLEAELGKSLALSCKVQFGFQKHFPPVIKWFVKESTQEQEIKECKKNCIQSNYKNKVMECTAFLTEVTQRDLSKKFVCFAQNSVGNTTRTIQLRKKEGVVFVYILLGTAMMLVGILVAAAFLYWYWIEIVLLCRAYKSKDETLRDKKEFDAFISYANRSSPESEATGSLSEEHLALNLFPEVLENKYGYTLCLLERDVTPGGAYADDIVNIIKKSRRGIFILSPSYVNGPCVFELQAAVKLALGDQTLKLILIKFSSFRVPESLPYLVKKALRVLPTVTWRGLKSVQPSSRFWTQICYHMPVKNSNRFMCNRLRIIRRAFPPEKDLAREKPSGGVSSSESKHGAQNLLLSSHQKRC